The nucleotide window GCTGCGCGGCGAGTTCCGCGAGGGCGATACGATCGTGGTCGATGCCGACGCGGACGGCTATACCTTTACCAAAGGCGTAACCTCCGAGGTTGGCGCGCCCTGAGAGACTGGCCCGGTACGCACAGCGCCGCTCACATCAAATGAGCGGCGCTGTGCGTAGACTGGAAGAATGATTTGGTTGACTATCCTGCGCGAACGGTTCCGTTTGCTGGCCTGGCCCGCCGATGCAGCAGTGTGTCCAGCGCATCCTGAAGCGTCAGCGCGGTAGCAAAGCCGTTTTTGCTCATGCCCAGCGCGACGATCGATTGTGCGATCTCTGGCCGGATGCCGACCAGGATTGTCTGTGCGCCGAGGAGCTTCGCGCCTCCGACCGCGCGCATCACGACGCTGGCGGCGTCCTGGTCGATCGGCGGAACGCCTGTGAGGTCGAGCACCGCCGTATAAGCCTGGTGCTGTTGAATGCCCTCTAAAAAGCGCTGCTCAAAATCCCAGGCCCGCTGCTGGTCGAGCGCGCCGATCAGCGGCATGACGATCACGCCGACGGCGACGGGAATGATCGGCAGCGAGAGAGAGCGGACGGTCGCGGCCAGCGATTGCTGAGATGCCTGCGCCTTTTGCAGCTCCTCGACGGTTTGCAGCAGCTCGTCCTGGCGCTGCCGGAGCGCTCGCTCATTGGCGCGCGATTGGGTGACATCGCGCGTCAGCAGCAAGTGACCTTCGATCTGGCCTCGGTTGTAGATGATCGGGCTGGTTGTAATCGCAATCGAATGGGTGTCTGTCTCCAGAATGGCCTCGGTGCGATCGGCCTTCAGGATCGCGCAGATCGCGGCGGCATCGAAGCCCTGCGCGCCGATCACATCAATGCTGCGCCCTTGGTGTAGGCCAAGGTGCTGCTCGATCGCCCGATTGGTGAAGCCGACGGTCGCGTCCGGCGTAATCACGGCGATACCCTCGACCATGTTCGCCAGCGCCTGATCCATCACGACCTCGGTCGTCTCGAAGATCTTGCGCTGGAACAGGAGGTAGGCCAGAGAGCTAATCAGCACGACCTGATTCACAATGCTGATGAACGGCGCAAGAAACGGATTCGCCCGCATGGTAAACCCGGTGATCGTGGAGAAGATCAGCAGGCCGATCAGCACCAGGATCGCGTGGCGCTCTCTGGGCTGATAGATGAACGTGCGAATCAGGAGCGCCATATGCGGAATCCAGCCGATTGTCGAGATCAGACCCATCGCGAGGCTAAGCGGCCCTGAAACGATCTGAAGGCCGTTTTCACTGCGTTCCACCCCGCCGATCAACAAGCCCGTGCCCAGCAGGTTATTCATCGCGATGAACGCCATGACGAGGATGTACGGCAGCGCGATCCAGCCGATGAGCCGAGGCCGCTGCCACCATTCCGGCGTGTAGAGCGCGGCGAAAAAGAGCAGCAAGCTCAAGGCCAGCAGCGCCAGCAGCATCCAAGAGACGGTCGCGGCTACGACGATAACCTGCGGGTTGGCCGCTTCGCGCCGGAGAGCGCCCGCGAGTGCCAGGAGGATTTGTACCACCGCTGCTGCAATGAAGCATCGCCCCGCTCGCTGCTGACGATAACGCATCCAGACCACCGTCGCCATGATCGTGCTAACCACAAGTGTGGGAACGATGCCGATCATCGCGAGCATAGCGCGCTCCTTATGTCGGGGAGGATCGGAGGATGAAGAGATGGAGGTAGGAAACCGGCACAACATTTATTCGATAGCATGCTGGGGGATATGCCTTTCCATAACAGGAGTTACGCGGTGAGCATTCCGGGCCTGCGGCAGAGCGGTACACCGTCTTTTTTGGGTCTGGTTTCGCGCTGTAAGCGCGAAACCAGACCCATGAACCGGGTCGTCCCATGCTGCCGCAGGCTACCATGTCCCTGGTGAACCAGCGACCGCGTACGTCCTGTCCATAAGTGGACGTGTTGGTTTCGGTATGTGCCAATCCGCGTCGATGGTCCGAGTACAGCCCATCAATACGCTAGTATAGCATCGTTAGGCGATGTGCTTTTATAGATTGTTAACCGTAGAGAACTATTTGGCGCTGCCTCCTTTGGGCCTACATTCTAGGTACAGGATTTGCGCGGAGAGCACAACCAGGCTGCGGCTGTCTCCTGGTCGAAGGACTAGGCTCGGCTTGGCGGTTCTGCCGGGGCAGGATCGTGCCGATCGCGCTACAATAACAGGGGTTGGGGCGGGAGTTTCAAGTTCAATGGTGTTCCCTTGTTCTTTTGTTCCTTTGTTCTCTAAGAAGTATTTCATGTGAGATGCCTATGTTTCATGGTCCTGCGGGAAACTGGTGGTCGCTGGTGCGCTTCGACGAGGAGCGCGACCGGCCCACGATCAGCCGGCAACTGCTGCAACGGGTAGGGAGCTACGCCGCGCCCTACCGCTGGTCGATCATCTGGATGCTGGTTGGCATCTTGCTGACCTCGCTGCTCGACTCGCTTCAGCCGCAACTGCTCAAGATCCTGGTCGACCGCGCGCTGCCGCAGGGTGATCGGCCCGGCGACCTGGGGCTGCTGACCTGGCTCGGCCTGGGCATGGTTGCGCTGCCGCTGGTCAGCGGTCTGATCGGCGTGTGGCAGCGGCGCATCAGCTCGCTGGTGGGCGAGGGCATTATCTACGATCTGCGGCGCGCGCTCTTCGATCATATGCAGCAGATGGGCCTGCGCTTCTTTACGCATACCAAATCGGGCGAGCTGGTTTCGCGGCTCAACAACGATGTGGTCGGGGCGCAGCGCGCGGTGACGACGACGCTGGTCGGCATCATCACGAATGTCGTGCTGGTGGTGATCACGCTGCTGTACATGATCGCGATCAACTGGCAGCTGACGGTGCTCTCAATCGTGATCTTGCCGCTGTTTATTTTGCCGTCACAGCGGATCGGGCGGGTGCTGGGACGGCTGACGCGCGAGCAGATGGAGTACAACGGCAAGATGAACGCGCAGATGGGCGAGACGCTCAACGTGAGCGGCGCGCTGCTGGTCAAGCTCTTTGGCCGCCGCTACGATGAGGTGGCGCGCTTCAGCCAGCACGCGGGCGATGTGCGCGATGTCGGCGTGCGGCAGGCGGTGATCGGGCGCTGGTTCTTCTGGGGCATCGGCCTGGCGAGCGCGCTGGGCGCGGCGCTGGTCTACTGGGTCGGCGGCTACTTCGCGATTCGCGGCGCGCTGACCACGGGCGAGCTTGTGGCGTTTGCGCTGTATCTGACGCGGCTGTACGGCCCCTTGTCGGCGCTGGTCAACGCGCGCGTCGAGTTTGCGACCTCGCTGGTCAGCTTCGAGCGCGTCTTCGAGGTGCTGGACCTGCCGATCGAGATCAAAGAGCAGCCCAACGCGGTCCATCTTGAGGATGTCGAGGGCGCGGTCGAGTTTCAGGGCGTGGCGTTCTCCTACTTCGAGCTGCCCGAATCCGCCGCGACGGCGCTCTCGTCGCGCGATAAGCCGGTGGGCAGCATCGAGCCGGATGGCACGATCAAGCCGATCATGAGCCGTCACTGGGCGCTGGAGGACGTATCGTTCCGGGTCGCGCCGGGGCAGATGGTGGCGCTGGTCGGGCCGAGCGGATCGGGCAAGACGACGATCACCTATCTGCTGCCGCGACTCTACGACGTAACGCGCGGGCGGATTCTGCTCGACGGCCACGATCTACGCGATCTGACGCTCGATACACTGGCGCAGCATATCGGTATGGTGACGCAAGAAACCTATCTCTTCCACGACACGATCGCGGCCAATCTGCGCTATGCCAAGCCCGACGCGACCGATGCCGAGCTGGAGGCGGCGGCACGCGCGGCCAATATCCACCATCTGATCGCGCAGCTAGCGGAGGGCTACCAGACGATCGTCGGCGAGCGCGGCTACCGCATGTCGGGCGGCGAGAAGCAGCGGCTGGCGATTGCGCGGGTGATCCTGAAAAATCCGCGCATCCTGGTGCTCGACGAAGCAACCTCGTCGCTGGATAGCGAGTCCGAGCGCGCGATTCAGGACGCGCTGGTCGAGGTGATGAAAGGCCGCACCACGCTGGTGATCGCGCACCGGCTGTCGACGATTCTTGCCGCCGATCGCATCCTGGTGCTGGAGTACGGCAAGCTGGTCGAGCAGGGCACCCACGCCGAGCTCCTGGCGCAGAGCGGATTGTACGCGCGGCTGTACCAGACGCAGTTCCGCGAGCAGCCGCCGCAGCCGCCAGCCGAAGCCGAGGTACCGGAGCTGACGACGAGCTAGCGCGGGCGGCGCGCAGGCCAGGTATAGCGCGGAGCGCGTGGGAGGGAGCGAAACCCTGCCACGCGCTTTTTGCGTGTCGAGGGCTATAATCAGCCTCCTGTCGCGCGGAAAAGGCGGATAATGAAAGAAGCTGACGATCGTACGAGGATGCGACATGGGCATCCCGCCGCTTGCGGCACAATGCCGAATAAGCTACACTTGGGCGGTTTCCGATAGAGGAGCGGTGTGTGCAAGTGCCATTAAATCCCGCCAATCTGCTGAGCTTCGCACGGCTGGTCGCGACGGTGCCGCTGGTCGTGCTGATCCTGCTGGCGACACATTGGAGTCTCTTTGCCGCTGCGCTGCTGTTCGTAATTATGGCTATCACCGATACGGTCGATGGGCGGCTGGCGCGGCGCTATGGCTGGGTCAGCAACATCGGCATCTTTCTGGACCTGACGGCGGACAAAGTCTATACCGCCGCCACGCTGATCTCGATGGTCGCGGTCGGAATTTTAGCGCCGTGGATCGCGATCGTGATCATTGTGCGCGAGTTTGTGGTGACAGGGCTGCGCTCGTTCGCCGCCGCCGAGGGCATGGTCATTCCTGCCGATAAGTGGGGCAAGCATAAGATGCTGCTGACGATCATCGCGATCGTCTGGATGCTGGTTGCCGCCAGCGCCGGGTTTCCTGAGCGGCCAATCGACAGCCTGCTGCCGCTGTTCGAGCCGAGCGGAGTCTACCAGGCGCTGGAGATCTTTCTCAGGATCGGCTACTGGCTGATGGTCGGCGCGGTGCTGCTGACGATCTATTCGGGCTACGAGTATATGCGCAAAGCCGCGCCGCTCTTCCGCACTTGAACAGATGTGCCAGGGTTTGGTATAATTTTAAGCTAACATAATGGACGAGACACGCGATTACGAGACAATTGCTGCGGCCTTGGAGGAGATCGCGGACGAGGTGCGCCGTTGCACCGCGTGCGAGCTACACAAAGGCCGTACCCGCGCCGTGCCGGGCGAAGGCCCCGTCAACGCCGAGATCATGTTTATCGGCGAGGCTCCCGGTCGCAACGAAGACCTGCAAGGCCGCCCGTTTGTCGGTCAGGCCGGAAAGCTGCTGGAAGAGCTGCTGGCCGAGATTGGCCTGACCCGCGATGATGTCTGGATCGGCAACGTGGTGAAGTGCCGCCCGCCCGGCAATCGCGATCCGCAGCCGGAGGAGATCGCGGCGTGCGCGGGCTACCTTGAGCGTCAGATCGCGCTGTTGCAGCCAAAGCTGATCGCGACGCTGGGCCGCTACTCGATGGAAAAGTTCTTCCCCGGCGCGAAGATTACCAGAGTGCACGGGCAGGCGCGACGCGACGGCAGCCGCGTGCTGATTCCGCTCTTTCACCCGGCGTATGTCCTGCGTAACATGGCGGCGATGCCCGACGCGGTACGCGATATGCGCAAGATCCCCCGGCTGCTGGAACGGTTGGAGCAGGTGCTCGCCGAGGAAGCCGCGTCGAATGCTCCATCATCTGCACCTGATCTACCACCTGCGGAGCCTGAGCAACTATCGCTGTTTTAGCTTGTACAATCCAGGGCGCGGTGTGCCTTCGATCGAGCATACCTGGCGCGAAACTTGCAACAGACAAGGCTATACGTTAGATGAAAACATACCGTTTGAACGCCACGGGTCGCCGGGCCACGCTGCTGCTGATGCTGGGCGCTCTGGCTGTATGGCTCTTTACCCTATGGAAGCTGCCGGATATTCTGAGCACACAGAACGTGACCGTGAGCTACCTGCGTCTGCCGAGTACGCTGGGCGCGGCGATCCGCGATGGGCTGACGGCGAGCCAGGTTGTACCGGCTTTGCTGTTTGGCGTGCTGATCGTCGCAGCGCCGCTGCTGCTCTGGAATCTGCTGGAAGAATGGTCGACGACGTATGTTGTGCGCGACGACGGCCTGCTGTACGATACCGTGCAGGGCATCTCGGTGCTCTATCCCTGGACGGCGATCAAAGGCTTGCGGCAGGTCGATCCCGAATCGAATGCGCCGGTCCACGAGCTGATCGTCGACGATGCGGGCATCTGCCAGATTCGCAGCCGCGTGCTGCGCTGGCTGCACCGGCAGGCGTTTGGCCGCAGCCGGATTCCGATCTACGCGCATGTCGCCGATCGTGACGAGCTGATCGCGGCGATTGTCGCCCGCGCCGGTTTGCAGCTGGCACGTTAAGAACCAAGAACCAAGAACAAAGGGCCTTGAACTCGAAGCTTTGAACTTCTGACCGCTGATCCTTTGATCCTTGACGGTTGAGTCTGGCTCTTTGTTCGTTTGATATGCAGAGCATTGGTAGTCGATGGGCTGCCATCAACCGAATGAGCGAAAGGAGAAAGTAAGAGCCGGCACGGGCCGTGCTCTGCTTCTTATATGCCAAAGAATCGATTACGTGTTATCTCGCTCGGCGGTGCGGGCGAAGTCGGGCGCAACTGCTGGGTGCTGGAGTACGGCGACGACGCGATCGTGCTCGACATGGGCGTGATGTTTCCCGAAAGCGAAATGCTGGGGGTCGACCTGATCATCCCCAATGTCACGTATGTGCAAGAGCGCAACGTCACGATCCACGGCGTGTTTATCTCGCACGGCCACGAAGATCATATCGGCGCGCTGCCCTACCTGCTGCCGCTGATCGGGATGCCGCCGGTGTACGGCACGACGCTCACGCTGGGGCTGATCCAGCCCAAGCTCAAGGAGCACAAGCTGCTCGATAAGGTCGAGCGGCGCACGATCGAGGCGAGCGGCAAGTACACCGTCGGCCCGTTCACGATCGAGCCGTTTCACATCGCGCACTCGATCCCCGACGCGGTCGCATTTGGGATTAGCACGCCAGCGGGTCTGGTCATCTATCTCACGGACTGGAAGTTCGATCACACGCCCGTCGATAACTGGCCGACCGATGTCACCAAGATGGCGGAGCTGGGACGGCGCAATCCGCTGCTGCTGCTGACCGACTGTGTGCGCGCCGAGTCGTCGGGCGTGACGCCCAGCGAGCGGGTGATCGGCGAGGCATTCGACAGCATCTTTGCTATCGCCCAGGGCCGGATCATCGTCGCAACCTTTGCGTCGAATATCTCGCGGGTGCAGCAGGTGATCGACACCGCCGATGCGTATGGCCGCAAGGTCGCGCCCGCCGGTCGGTCGATGGAGAACAACGTGCGGATCGCGCAGGAGCTCGGCTATCTGAAAGTGCCCGATGGCCTGATGATTCGGCCTACTCAGATGTCGGAGTACCGCGACGACGAGCTGGTTGTGGTCTGTACCGGCAGCCAGGGCGAGCCGATGGCGGCGCTGGCGCGCATGGCAAACCGCGACTATCCGCATCTCAAGATCAAAGAGGGCGATACCGTCGTCGTCTCGGCCACGCCGATCCCCGGCAACGAAACGTCGGTCCACAAGGTGATCGACAACCTGTACCGCCTGGGCGCGGAGGTGGTCTACGGCTCCGACTCACGCATCCATGTGTCGGGGCACGCCGCGCAGGAAGAGCTGAAGATGGCGCTGGCGCTGCTGCGGCCTCAGTTCGTCGTGCCATTCCACGGCGATTATCGTCACATGGCGATCTACCGGAAGCTGGCGCTGAGCATGGGCTACACCTCCGAGCGCGTCTTGCTGCCAGAAACCGGCGCGATCATGGAGTTTAGCCAGGATTACGGCGAGATCACCGGCAAGGCGCAGGGCGGCCTGATCTACGTCGACGGCACGACGATCGGCGGGGATGTCACCAACGCGGTGCTCCGCGACCGGCAGATGCTGGCGAAGGACGGCATTCTGATGATCGTCGTCAGCGTAGACAGCGTTACCGGCAAAGTCATCGCCGGGCCGGATGTGGTCAGTCGCGGCTTTACGCATGTCCGCCAGTCGACCGATCTGATCGACAGCACCAAGGAGCGCGTGCGCACGGCGCTGAATGGCTTTGCCGACCATGACGGGCTCAGCGGCACGAGCAGCACCGATTTGAACTATCTCCAGCGCAAGATCAAAGATACGGCCAGCGAGTACCTGTACCAGCAAACGCGCCGTCGTCCGATGATCTTGCCGGTGGTGATGGAGGTTTAAGCGACCCTCTGCCCGTCTCTGCTCCCGCAGCACGTGGGAGCGGAGCGATCACGGAGCGAGGGCCTGAAATGAGCAAGCATGGCCCGAAAGCGAACACAGCCCAAAAAGGCGTCATCGCGCGCCACGAAAAACGCCACGATGCAGCGGAAATCGCCGCGCAGCCGGAGCAGCACGGCCTCGCGTAAAGCTGCGCCCAGGTACAGGCCGTGGTTCTCGCCGCAGCAGCAGCGCGAGATGTTCGCGTTTGCGCTGATGGGCCTGGGCCTTCTGCTGCTGGTGCTGCTGGGCAGCGCGGAGCCGGGCGTCGTCGGCCAGGGCGTCGTCGGCTTTATCCAGGCGGCGTTCGGCAACAGCGGCGTGATCCTGCCGATCCTGTTCATGGTGGTCGGCGCGCTGATCCTGTGGCAGGAGCGCTTCGTCGACGCGCCGATCACCGGCGGCAACATCCTGGGCGTGGTGCTGCTGGCCTTCGTGCTGCTGTCGGCGGTCGAGTGGAACAGCACGCGCACGATCTTCGAGGACGGCCTGGACGCGCCCACGTCGATCGGCGGCGCGATCGACCTGGGGCTGATGATGGGCTTTGGCTTGGCGGGCGCGGGCGTGCTGCTGGCGCTGCTCTTCGTGCTGGGCGTGATGCTGACCTTCAACGTCACGCTGCGGCAGATCTTCGGCAAGCTCCGCGCGGGCGCTCAAGGGCTGTGGCTGCTGCTGTGGGGCGAGCATGTCGAGGTGCTGAATCCCGACCGCGATCTGGAGCCGGAGCCGGTGCCCTTTGCCGAGGAACTGAAGACCAAGCGCGCGCCGCGTCCGCCGCTCAACGGCGGGCAGAAGAATCCAGAGACGGCTCGGCATGCTCCGGCGCAGCTCAGCGATGAAGAGATGCAGCGCCAGATGATCTTCACGCCGATCGCCGCCCGTCCGACGCAGGCCAGCCTTTTCAATCGTCCGGAGAACCAGGCGGCTAAAGCCGAGCCGGTCAGCCCGCAGCGGGTAGCGCTGGCAAACGCCGAGACGCAGCGGATCGACGTGTCGCAGATTACCAATACCGCAATGCCTGCGTCGACCGCGCCGGTCAAGGCACCAGCGGCTTCTGAGCCGTCCAAGGACAAGGATAAGGCTGCGGTGGAGCCGGAGATCGCCGAGATCGACGCCAGCACGCCGCGCCAGATCTGGCCGATGCCCAGCGTGACGATCCTCGACCACTTCAGCGAGAGCGAGGTCGACGACAACGAGAAGCGTGCCAAGGCGCGGATCATCGAGGAGACGCTGGCGTCGTTCAAGATCGAGGCGCAGGTGGTGGGGATGAATCCCGGCCCTGCCGTGACGCAGTACCAGCTCCAGCCAGCGGTCGGCGTTAAGGTCAGCCGCATCACGGGCCTGGAGAAAGATCTCGCGCTGGCGCTGGCCGCGCCGTCGATCCGCATCGAAGCGCCGATCCCCGGCACGTCCTACATCGGCATCGAGATTCCGAACATGGCGATCTCGCTCGTCTCGATGAAAGAGGTGCTCGACACCGACGAGTTCAGCATGCACAAGGCTAGCCTGAAGCTGGCGCTGGGCAAGGATGTGTCGGGCACGCCGGTGATTACCGATCTGACCAGAGCGCCGCATCTGCTGATCGCCGGATCGACCGGATCGGGCAAGTCGATCGCGGTCAACTCGATCGTGTGTACGCTGCTGATGCAGTGTACGCCCGAAGAGCTGAAGTTTATCATGGTCGATCCCAAGATGGTCGAGCTGATCGTCTATAACAACATTCCGCATCTGCTCGCGCCGGTGGTGACGGAGCTTGAGCGCGTGGTCAGCCTGCTCAAGTGGGCGGTGCGCGAGATGGAGCGGCGCTACAAGCTGCTGGCGCAAAAAGGCTTCCGCAATATCGACTCGTACAACAAGGTGGCGAAGAAGGGCGGCGCTGGCCTGGAGCCGCTGCCCTACATCGTGATCATCATCGACGAGCTGGCCGACCTGATGATGATGGCTCCCGACGAGGTCGAGACGCTGGTCTGCCGTCTGGCACAGATGGCTCGCGCGATCGGTATTCATCTGATCCTGGCGACGCAGCGCCCGTCGGTCGATGTGGTCACGGGCCTGATCAAGGCGAACTTCCCGACACGCATGGCGTTCGCGGTGACATCGCAGATCGACTCGCGGGTGATCCTCGATCAGTCGGGCGCGGAGCAACTGCTCGGTCGCGGCGATATGCTCTACCTGGCGTCGGACGCACCCAAGCCGATCCGCGTGCAGGGCACGTACGTCTCGGATCGTGAGATCGAGTCGCTGACGCGCTTCTGGCGGGCCGCGCAGAAGCCTGCCGACGAGACGGGCGCTGCTCCTGGCGGCAAGAAGCCGCTGCCGCTCAAGCCGGTAGCCCGTGAGGGCGATCAGGCCGAGCCAGCGAGCCAGGAGCTGGTGCCGGGCGTCTCGCCGCTGCCCGAATCGCATACCGGACAGTTGAATCCTGCTGAGCAGGACGAGCTGCTGCCGAAGGCGATCCAGCTTGTGCGCCAGCATGAGCGCGCGTCGGCCTCGCTGCTGCAACGGCGGCTGCGGATCGGCTACTCCAAGGCGGCGCAGTTGATCGATCTGCTGGAGCAGCATGGCGTGGTCGGTCCCGCCGAGGGCGGGCGCTCGCGTGAGGTGCTCCACGACGACACAGACGATAGTCCGCTGTAGCTGTGTGGGACAGACGAAAGAAGAAGCGGGACGCAGCACGTCCCGCTTTTTTTGTTGGCTCCTGGTTGTATGCCGAACGCCCCGACACCCGCTCTACGCCCCCATCGTCAGCGCGCGCATAACCGTGGTGCCGCTGGGAATCTCCGTGCCCGGCAGGTCCGCCGCCGTCACTTCGGGATCGATGCGGCAGTGACGCCCGACGACCGTCCCGGCGGGCAGATCGACGCGCGGGCCGATCACGGTCAGCCCCTCGGTGATGTGATCGGGATCGGTGACGTTGGGCCGCACATCATCGCCCGTGCCGACCTGCGCGCCCGCGCCGATCCGCGTATTTTCGTCGATGATGCAGCGATCGACGACCGCATCCGCGCCGATCACCGTGCCCGACATGACGATCGCGTCGCGGACGATCGCGCCCGGCTCGACGTACACGCCCGGCGAGAGCACGCTGTTGATCACCTGCCCGTGGATCACGCAGCCGTTCGAGATCAGGCTGCGCTGGACCTTCGAGCCGGGCAGCAGCTTGACCGGCGGGCGCTCCTCGCTGCGGGTATGAATGACCCAGCGCGGATCGGCGATGTCCAGCGCGGGCTGCTCTTCCAGCAGGTCGAGCTGCGAACGCCAGTAGACCGGCAGGCTGCCGACATCCTGCCAGTAGCCGGTGAAGGACTCGGCGTAGACCGCGTCTTGCTGCACCATGCGCGGGATCAGGTTCAGGCCGATCTCGTGCGACGATGCGGGATCGCGCGCGTCTTCTTCCAGGCGGCGCAGCAGCCTGGCGGTGCTGAAGACGTACACGCCCATCGAGCCGAGCGTGCTGGTGCTCTGGAGCGGCTTCTCGTGGAACGCCACCACCCGATTCTGCTCGTCGGTCGTCACCATGCCGAAGCGATACGTTTCTTCGGGCCGCACGTTGACCACGCCGATCGTCAGGTCCGCGCCGCGCTCGGCGTGTCGTTGCAGCAGCGGACGATAATCCATCGTATAGACCTGATCGCCCGCCAGCACGAGCGTCACGTCGCTGTTGCTCTCGGCCAGCCTGCGCCGGTTCTGGTAGAGCGCGCCCGCCGTGCCCCGGTACACATCCTCGGCGAACTCGTCGCGGAACGGCTGCCAGATGAAGAGGCCGTTGGGCCGCCGCCGATCGAGATCCCACGGACCGCCCAGGCCCAGGTGGTCGATCAGCGGCTGCGGGCGATAGTCGGGCAGCACGGCGACGCGACGCAGCCCGGAGTTGACGCAGTTCGACAGAGCGAAATCAATGATGCGGTACTTCCCGGCGAACGGCAGCGCCGGTTTGGCTCGCTGCGCCGCCAGGATGCTCAACCGACGCTCACGACCGCCCGCCAGGATTAGGGTTAGTACGTTCATTGACACCTCGTTTGCGAGTTCCAAGTTTCAAGTTCCAAGTTGTTCTTTGTTCTCCGTCAGGCCCTTACCCAGCGCTCAGGCGGGCCTTCGCCTTCGCGGTGCAGGCGAGGGGGAGAATTTGCTCACTTGGTTCTCCGTTTGTTCCTTTGTTCTCAGCACAGCTACGCGAGAAAGAGCTGGGGGACACCTCACATCCCCAACCTCCGCTACGCTCGGCCCTACGCCCCGTACGGCACCCAGATATTCTTGATCTGCGTCGCCTGGCGCAGAAAGACCTCGCCCTCGCCCGCCCTCCTGTCGAGCCAGTCGCGGGGCTGGCTGGAAACCCAGGTGCGCTTGAGATTGCTCGTCGATGCCCGCTCGACCATTCCG belongs to Herpetosiphonaceae bacterium and includes:
- a CDS encoding uracil-DNA glycosylase: MDETRDYETIAAALEEIADEVRRCTACELHKGRTRAVPGEGPVNAEIMFIGEAPGRNEDLQGRPFVGQAGKLLEELLAEIGLTRDDVWIGNVVKCRPPGNRDPQPEEIAACAGYLERQIALLQPKLIATLGRYSMEKFFPGAKITRVHGQARRDGSRVLIPLFHPAYVLRNMAAMPDAVRDMRKIPRLLERLEQVLAEEAASNAPSSAPDLPPAEPEQLSLF
- a CDS encoding ribonuclease J, producing the protein MPKNRLRVISLGGAGEVGRNCWVLEYGDDAIVLDMGVMFPESEMLGVDLIIPNVTYVQERNVTIHGVFISHGHEDHIGALPYLLPLIGMPPVYGTTLTLGLIQPKLKEHKLLDKVERRTIEASGKYTVGPFTIEPFHIAHSIPDAVAFGISTPAGLVIYLTDWKFDHTPVDNWPTDVTKMAELGRRNPLLLLTDCVRAESSGVTPSERVIGEAFDSIFAIAQGRIIVATFASNISRVQQVIDTADAYGRKVAPAGRSMENNVRIAQELGYLKVPDGLMIRPTQMSEYRDDELVVVCTGSQGEPMAALARMANRDYPHLKIKEGDTVVVSATPIPGNETSVHKVIDNLYRLGAEVVYGSDSRIHVSGHAAQEELKMALALLRPQFVVPFHGDYRHMAIYRKLALSMGYTSERVLLPETGAIMEFSQDYGEITGKAQGGLIYVDGTTIGGDVTNAVLRDRQMLAKDGILMIVVSVDSVTGKVIAGPDVVSRGFTHVRQSTDLIDSTKERVRTALNGFADHDGLSGTSSTDLNYLQRKIKDTASEYLYQQTRRRPMILPVVMEV
- a CDS encoding ABC transporter ATP-binding protein, translated to MFHGPAGNWWSLVRFDEERDRPTISRQLLQRVGSYAAPYRWSIIWMLVGILLTSLLDSLQPQLLKILVDRALPQGDRPGDLGLLTWLGLGMVALPLVSGLIGVWQRRISSLVGEGIIYDLRRALFDHMQQMGLRFFTHTKSGELVSRLNNDVVGAQRAVTTTLVGIITNVVLVVITLLYMIAINWQLTVLSIVILPLFILPSQRIGRVLGRLTREQMEYNGKMNAQMGETLNVSGALLVKLFGRRYDEVARFSQHAGDVRDVGVRQAVIGRWFFWGIGLASALGAALVYWVGGYFAIRGALTTGELVAFALYLTRLYGPLSALVNARVEFATSLVSFERVFEVLDLPIEIKEQPNAVHLEDVEGAVEFQGVAFSYFELPESAATALSSRDKPVGSIEPDGTIKPIMSRHWALEDVSFRVAPGQMVALVGPSGSGKTTITYLLPRLYDVTRGRILLDGHDLRDLTLDTLAQHIGMVTQETYLFHDTIAANLRYAKPDATDAELEAAARAANIHHLIAQLAEGYQTIVGERGYRMSGGEKQRLAIARVILKNPRILVLDEATSSLDSESERAIQDALVEVMKGRTTLVIAHRLSTILAADRILVLEYGKLVEQGTHAELLAQSGLYARLYQTQFREQPPQPPAEAEVPELTTS
- a CDS encoding DNA translocase FtsK, whose protein sequence is MARKRTQPKKASSRATKNATMQRKSPRSRSSTASRKAAPRYRPWFSPQQQREMFAFALMGLGLLLLVLLGSAEPGVVGQGVVGFIQAAFGNSGVILPILFMVVGALILWQERFVDAPITGGNILGVVLLAFVLLSAVEWNSTRTIFEDGLDAPTSIGGAIDLGLMMGFGLAGAGVLLALLFVLGVMLTFNVTLRQIFGKLRAGAQGLWLLLWGEHVEVLNPDRDLEPEPVPFAEELKTKRAPRPPLNGGQKNPETARHAPAQLSDEEMQRQMIFTPIAARPTQASLFNRPENQAAKAEPVSPQRVALANAETQRIDVSQITNTAMPASTAPVKAPAASEPSKDKDKAAVEPEIAEIDASTPRQIWPMPSVTILDHFSESEVDDNEKRAKARIIEETLASFKIEAQVVGMNPGPAVTQYQLQPAVGVKVSRITGLEKDLALALAAPSIRIEAPIPGTSYIGIEIPNMAISLVSMKEVLDTDEFSMHKASLKLALGKDVSGTPVITDLTRAPHLLIAGSTGSGKSIAVNSIVCTLLMQCTPEELKFIMVDPKMVELIVYNNIPHLLAPVVTELERVVSLLKWAVREMERRYKLLAQKGFRNIDSYNKVAKKGGAGLEPLPYIVIIIDELADLMMMAPDEVETLVCRLAQMARAIGIHLILATQRPSVDVVTGLIKANFPTRMAFAVTSQIDSRVILDQSGAEQLLGRGDMLYLASDAPKPIRVQGTYVSDREIESLTRFWRAAQKPADETGAAPGGKKPLPLKPVAREGDQAEPASQELVPGVSPLPESHTGQLNPAEQDELLPKAIQLVRQHERASASLLQRRLRIGYSKAAQLIDLLEQHGVVGPAEGGRSREVLHDDTDDSPL
- the pgsA gene encoding CDP-diacylglycerol--glycerol-3-phosphate 3-phosphatidyltransferase, which gives rise to MQVPLNPANLLSFARLVATVPLVVLILLATHWSLFAAALLFVIMAITDTVDGRLARRYGWVSNIGIFLDLTADKVYTAATLISMVAVGILAPWIAIVIIVREFVVTGLRSFAAAEGMVIPADKWGKHKMLLTIIAIVWMLVAASAGFPERPIDSLLPLFEPSGVYQALEIFLRIGYWLMVGAVLLTIYSGYEYMRKAAPLFRT
- a CDS encoding STAS domain-containing protein; protein product: MLAMIGIVPTLVVSTIMATVVWMRYRQQRAGRCFIAAAVVQILLALAGALRREAANPQVIVVAATVSWMLLALLALSLLLFFAALYTPEWWQRPRLIGWIALPYILVMAFIAMNNLLGTGLLIGGVERSENGLQIVSGPLSLAMGLISTIGWIPHMALLIRTFIYQPRERHAILVLIGLLIFSTITGFTMRANPFLAPFISIVNQVVLISSLAYLLFQRKIFETTEVVMDQALANMVEGIAVITPDATVGFTNRAIEQHLGLHQGRSIDVIGAQGFDAAAICAILKADRTEAILETDTHSIAITTSPIIYNRGQIEGHLLLTRDVTQSRANERALRQRQDELLQTVEELQKAQASQQSLAATVRSLSLPIIPVAVGVIVMPLIGALDQQRAWDFEQRFLEGIQQHQAYTAVLDLTGVPPIDQDAASVVMRAVGGAKLLGAQTILVGIRPEIAQSIVALGMSKNGFATALTLQDALDTLLHRRARPANGTVRAG